In Oryza sativa Japonica Group chromosome 2, ASM3414082v1, the following are encoded in one genomic region:
- the LOC4331056 gene encoding 18S rRNA (guanine-N(7))-methyltransferase RID2: protein MKSPVERRSVVGTLGESRREHTTDLCGGGEERRGEKPRRRQRGERMPRPEVQAPPEIFYNESEARKYTTSSRIIEIQSRITERALELLALPNDGVPKLLLDIGCGSGLSGETLTEQGHHWIGYDISKSMLDVALEREAEGDLLLADMGQGLGLRPGVIDGAISISAVQWLCNADKSCHNPRLRLKAFFGSLYRCLARGARAVLQFYADNVKQSEMIVTAAMRAGFAGGVVVDWPHSSKAKKSYLVLTCGPPSLNSSLPKGKGQDGAMCSDDDESDDGSGDEDGAQTVGIYERNRPKKRQKTKKNGKGKAWLLNKKEQLRRRGREVPADTKYTGRKRKSYF, encoded by the exons ATGAAGAGCCCAGTAGAAAGGCGTAGTGTAGTGGGAACCCTCGGGGAGTCGCGGCGCGAGCACACCACTGacctctgcggcggcggcgaggagaggagaggggagaagccgaggaggaggcagcggggaGAGAGGATGCCGCGGCCGGAGGTGCAGGCGCCGCCGGAGATATTCTACAACGAGTCGGAGGCCCGCAAGTACACCACCTCCTCTCGCATCATCGAAATCCAG TCGAGGATTACCGAGAGGGCGCTCGAGTTGCTTGCGCTACCCAACGATGGCGTCCCCAAGTTGCTTCTCGACATCG GGTGCGGTTCTGGACTTAGTGGCGAGACATTGACAGAGCAGGGCCATCACTGGATTGGTTATGATATTTCGAAGTCCATGCTTG ATGTTGCTCTGGAGCGTGAAGCGGAGGGTGATCTCCTTCTTGCAGATATGGGCCAG GGTTTAGGCTTGCGGCCTGGAGTTATTGATGGAGCAATCAGTATTTCAGCAGTTCAG TGGTTATGCAATGCTGACAAGTCTTGTCACAACCCAAGATTGCGGTTAAA GGCTTTCTTTGGATCATTATATAGATGCCTAGCAAGGGGAGCAAGAGCCGTTTTGCAATTTTATGCTGATAATGTGAAGCAGAGTGAAATGATCGTGACTGCTGCCATGCGTGCTGGATTTGCAGGTGGAGTGGTTGTTGACTGGCCTCACAG TTCAAAAGCAAAGAAATCCTACCTTGTCCTCACTTGTGGACCACCTTCTCTAAATTCATCGCTTCCGAAGGGTAAAGGTCAAGATGGTGCCATGTGTAGTGATGATGATGAGAGCGATGATGGAAGTGGTGATGAAGATGGAGCCCAAACA GTCGGCATATATGAAAGAAATAGGCCAAAGAAGAGGCAGAAGACGAAGAAGAACGGCAAGGGCAAGGCTTGGCTCTTGAACAAAAAGGAGCAGCTGAGAAGGCGAGGACGGGAGGTGCCCGCGGACACCAAATACACAGGGCGGAAGCGGAAAAGCTACTTCTAG
- the LOC4331057 gene encoding uncharacterized protein → MAIACALSVAAPSLTGKTNSNPPPRRSFQQQWRERRRRGVAARFSGKSADVDAEADSGRIEDDSSYLWKLGLGSVGGAAAIKYGSILLPDITRPNIVVALLMVSIPVAVAVLLLLKVSSRDD, encoded by the exons ATGGCGATTGCCTGCGCGCTCTCGGTGGCCGCCCCGTCCCTAACCGGCAAGACCAACTCAaacccgccgccacgccgcagCTTCCAGCAGCAGTggcgcgagcgccgccgccgtggcgtggCCGCTCGCTTCTCCGGTAAAtccgccgacgtcgacgcggAGGCGGACTCGGGGCGAATCGAG GATGACTCGAGCTACCTTTGGAAATTGGGCCTTGGATCGGTTGGCGGCGCAGCGGCTATCAAGTACGGGAGCATCCTGTTACCTGACATCACAAGGCCGAACATCGTGGTAGCCTTGTTAATGGTGTCCATTCCTGTGGCTGTTGCTGTCCTCCTCTTGCTCAAAGTCAGCTCGAGAGATGACTGA
- the LOC9272265 gene encoding small ribosomal subunit protein eS30z/eS30y/eS30x, which produces MGKVHGSLARAGKVRGQTPKVAKQDKKKKPRGRAHKRMQYNRRFVTAVVGFGKKRGPNSSEK; this is translated from the exons atgg GTAAGGTTCACGGCTCGCTGGCTCGCGCCGGGAAGGTGAGGGGGCAGACGCCGAAGGTGGCGAAGCaggacaagaagaagaagccccGGGGCCGCGCCCACAAGCGGATGCAGTACAACCGCCGTTtcgtcaccgccgtcgtcggcttCGGCAAGAAGCGCGGGCCAAACTCCTCCGAGAAGTAG
- the LOC4331058 gene encoding uncharacterized protein, with protein MAFATSTLPFAPSNPSPSSRSAAAAFSPRGGVHFAAARSGLPLACAAPRHRGRPPPRRRRGGCLVVWASADYYATLGVPRSASNKDIKAAYRKLARQYHPDVNKEPGATDKFKEISAAYEVLSDEKKRALYDQYGEAGVRSAVGGSAGAYTSNPFDLFETFFGASMGGFSGMDQGTFRTRRRSTAVQGEDIRYDVNLGFSEAIFGTEKDIILSHLETCDACAGSGSKIGSKMRICSTCGGRGQVMRTEQTPFGLFSQVSICPTCAGEGEVISEYCKKCAGEGRVRVRKEIKVKIPPGVSKGSTLRVRGEGDAGPKGGPPGDLFVCLDIEEPADIKRDGINLYSTVSVSYIEAILGTVKKVRTVDGNSELRIPPGTQPGDVVVLAKQGVPSLNKPSVRGDHLFTIKVTIPKRISGREKELLEELASLSNGGFAGAPVKPKSIRQENETTVAQENSDQPDEGEGDWLKKLQDFAGSIANGAAKWLKDNL; from the exons ATGGCGTTCGCGACCTCCACGCTCCCATTCGCGCCATCCAACccctcgccgtcctcccgcTCCGCCGCAGCGGCTTTCTCTCCCCGCGGCGGGGTCCACTTCGCCGCCGCTAGGAGCGGCCTCCCGCTCGCGTGCGCCGCGCCGAGGCACCGAGGGAGGCCTCCTCCGAGGAGGCGCCGCGGAGGGTGCCTGGTGGTGTGGGCGTCCGCCGACTACTACGCCACGCTCGGCGTGCCGCGCTCCGCGAGCAACAAGGACATCAAGGCCGCCTACCGGAAGCTTGCGCGCCAG TACCATCCTGATGTCAATAAGGAACCTGGAGCAACCGATAAGTTCAAAGAGATAAGTGCAGCATATGAG GTGCTATCAGATGAAAAGAAGAGGGCGCTGTATGATCAATATGGTGAAGCTGGGGTTAGGAGTGCGGTTGGAGGCTCAGCTGGAGCTTACACA AGTAATCCTTTTGATCTATTTGAGACATTCTTTGGAGCAAGCATGGGTGGCTTTTCTGGTATGGACCAGGGAACATTTAGGACACGCAGGAGGAGCACTGCTGTTCAGGGGGAAGACATCAG ATATGATGTGAATCTGGGGTTCTCAGAGGCAATATTTGGAACAGAAAAGGATATTATATTATCTCATTTGGAGACATGCGATGCATGTGCTGGTTCTGGATCAAAGATTGGGTCGAAAATGAGAATATGCTCCACATGTGGTGGTCGAGGGCAAGTAATGAGAACTGAGCAGACACCATTTGGTCTGTTCTCCCAG GTTTCAATTTGCCCCACCTGTGCAGGAGAGGGTGAAGTCATTTCAGAGTATTGCAAGAAATGTGCTGGAGAGGGGCGTGTTCGTGTTAGAAAGGAGATCAAAGTAAAAATTCCTCCAGGTGTTAGCAAAGGTAGTACTCTTCGTGTACGTGGTGAAGGTGATGCGGGACCAAAAGG AGGACCTCCTGGAGATCTTTTTGTTTGCCTTGATATAGAGGAGCCAGCAGATATTAAAAGGGATGGTATCAACTTGTATTCAACTGTTTCAGTAAGCTACATTGAAGCTATTCTGGGCACTGTTAAAAAG GTCAGAACTGTTGATGGAAATAGTGAACTTAGAATACCTCCAGGTACCCAACCTGGTGATGTAGTGGTTCTAGCAAAGCAAGGTGTTCCATCATTGAATAAACCATCTGTTCGTGGTGATCATCTATTCACTATTAAGGTCACTATACCCAAACGTATAAG CGGACGAGAAAAGGAGCTACTTGAGGAACTGGCTTCTTTGAGCAATGGTGGTTTTGCTGGTGCACCTGTGAAGCCAAAAT CCATACGCCAAGAGAATGAAACTACTGTTGCCCAAGAAAATTCGGATCAACCTGATGAAGGGGAGGGTGACTGGTTGAAGAAACTTCAAGATTTTGCAGG ATCCATTGCTAATGGTGCTGCCAAGTGGCTAAAAGACAACCTTTAG